In Salvelinus sp. IW2-2015 linkage group LG23, ASM291031v2, whole genome shotgun sequence, a genomic segment contains:
- the usf1l gene encoding upstream transcription factor 1, like isoform X4 gives MKGQQKSPDDDGDVPIIDEGEHHREYSMIYHNGAVATADDPTAITTIQSAATFSSDQPIKYLFKTEGGGLPVTYRVIQVSDGQVDGQTDGASAVSVVTGFPATTQTVTQAVFSQPEGLEGEASETHYYYPVTDATQTTMVENVQAPETLLTQSTPTGQLYVMMSPQDVLGGTNQSKSEPPRTSRDDKRRAQHNEVERRRRDKINNWIVQLSKTIPDCTLDATKNGQAKVESRASSETSQPHQCVGGNTVXXATVSACTAPGPPQESLVRDGTRTCLPAKPCSYLTCLVKIKKNDTHRKLLSVKTQQRCSS, from the exons ATGAAGGG GCAGCAGAAGAGCCCGGATGACGACGGTGACGTGCCCATAATCGATGAAGGTGAGCACCATAGAGAGTATTCTATGATTTATCATAATG GTGCTGTTGCCACGGCCGAYGACCCAACTGCCATCACCACCATCCAGTCTGCAGCCACCTTCTCGTCTGATCAGCCWATCAAGTACCTGTTCAAGACAGAAGGAGGCGGGTTGCCG GTGACGTACCGGGTGATCCAGGTGTCTGATGGACAggtggacggacagacagacggcgCCTCTGCTGTTAGCGTGGTGACAGGCTTCCCCGCAACGACACAGACTGTCACACAG gcggTGTTTTCTCAGCCTGAGGGACTGGAGGGGGAAGCCTCAGAGACTCACTACTACTACCCCGTCACTGATGCCACACAGACTACCATGGTTGAGAATGTACAAGCTCCAGAAACACTGCTCACTCAGAGCACACCCACCG GTCAGCTATATGTGATGATGTCCCCACAGGACGTGTTGGGCGGAACAAACCAGAG CAAGTCAGAGCCTCCTCGTACATCTAGAGATGACAAGAGACGAGCGCAACACAATGAAG TTGAGCGCCGACGCAGAGATAAGATAAACAACTGGATCGTCCAGCTGTCCAAAACCATCCCAGACTGCACCCTGGATGCTACGAAGAATGGGCAG gcgaaggttgagagccgtgcgtcctccgaaacaagccagccgcaccaatgtgtcggaggaaacaccgtaYACMTGGCMaccgtgtcagcatgcactgcgcccggcccgccacaggagtcgctagtgcgcgatgggacaaggacatgcctgccggccaaaccctgttcttacctgacttgcctagttaaaataaaaaaaaatgatacacacaggaaactgttgagcgtaaaaacacagcagcgttgcagttcttga
- the usf1l gene encoding upstream transcription factor 1, like isoform X2 has translation MKGQQKSPDDDGDVPIIDEGEHHREYSMIYHNGAVATADDPTAITTIQSAATFSSDQPIKYLFKTEGGGLPVGELYPPSGQVTYRVIQVSDGQVDGQTDGASAVSVVTGFPATTQTVTQAVFSQPEGLEGEASETHYYYPVTDATQTTMVENVQAPETLLTQSTPTGQLYVMMSPQDVLGGTNQSKSEPPRTSRDDKRRAQHNEVERRRRDKINNWIVQLSKTIPDCTLDATKNGQVESRASSETSQPHQCVGGNTVXXATVSACTAPGPPQESLVRDGTRTCLPAKPCSYLTCLVKIKKNDTHRKLLSVKTQQRCSS, from the exons ATGAAGGG GCAGCAGAAGAGCCCGGATGACGACGGTGACGTGCCCATAATCGATGAAGGTGAGCACCATAGAGAGTATTCTATGATTTATCATAATG GTGCTGTTGCCACGGCCGAYGACCCAACTGCCATCACCACCATCCAGTCTGCAGCCACCTTCTCGTCTGATCAGCCWATCAAGTACCTGTTCAAGACAGAAGGAGGCGGGTTGCCGGTAGGGGAGTTGTACCCTCCCTCAGGGCAG GTGACGTACCGGGTGATCCAGGTGTCTGATGGACAggtggacggacagacagacggcgCCTCTGCTGTTAGCGTGGTGACAGGCTTCCCCGCAACGACACAGACTGTCACACAG gcggTGTTTTCTCAGCCTGAGGGACTGGAGGGGGAAGCCTCAGAGACTCACTACTACTACCCCGTCACTGATGCCACACAGACTACCATGGTTGAGAATGTACAAGCTCCAGAAACACTGCTCACTCAGAGCACACCCACCG GTCAGCTATATGTGATGATGTCCCCACAGGACGTGTTGGGCGGAACAAACCAGAG CAAGTCAGAGCCTCCTCGTACATCTAGAGATGACAAGAGACGAGCGCAACACAATGAAG TTGAGCGCCGACGCAGAGATAAGATAAACAACTGGATCGTCCAGCTGTCCAAAACCATCCCAGACTGCACCCTGGATGCTACGAAGAATGGGCAG gttgagagccgtgcgtcctccgaaacaagccagccgcaccaatgtgtcggaggaaacaccgtaYACMTGGCMaccgtgtcagcatgcactgcgcccggcccgccacaggagtcgctagtgcgcgatgggacaaggacatgcctgccggccaaaccctgttcttacctgacttgcctagttaaaataaaaaaaaatgatacacacaggaaactgttgagcgtaaaaacacagcagcgttgcagttcttga
- the usf1l gene encoding upstream transcription factor 1, like isoform X7 has product MKGQQKSPDDDGDVPIIDEGAVATADDPTAITTIQSAATFSSDQPIKYLFKTEGGGLPVTYRVIQVSDGQVDGQTDGASAVSVVTGFPATTQTVTQAVFSQPEGLEGEASETHYYYPVTDATQTTMVENVQAPETLLTQSTPTGQLYVMMSPQDVLGGTNQSKSEPPRTSRDDKRRAQHNEVERRRRDKINNWIVQLSKTIPDCTLDATKNGQAKVESRASSETSQPHQCVGGNTVXXATVSACTAPGPPQESLVRDGTRTCLPAKPCSYLTCLVKIKKNDTHRKLLSVKTQQRCSS; this is encoded by the exons ATGAAGGG GCAGCAGAAGAGCCCGGATGACGACGGTGACGTGCCCATAATCGATGAAG GTGCTGTTGCCACGGCCGAYGACCCAACTGCCATCACCACCATCCAGTCTGCAGCCACCTTCTCGTCTGATCAGCCWATCAAGTACCTGTTCAAGACAGAAGGAGGCGGGTTGCCG GTGACGTACCGGGTGATCCAGGTGTCTGATGGACAggtggacggacagacagacggcgCCTCTGCTGTTAGCGTGGTGACAGGCTTCCCCGCAACGACACAGACTGTCACACAG gcggTGTTTTCTCAGCCTGAGGGACTGGAGGGGGAAGCCTCAGAGACTCACTACTACTACCCCGTCACTGATGCCACACAGACTACCATGGTTGAGAATGTACAAGCTCCAGAAACACTGCTCACTCAGAGCACACCCACCG GTCAGCTATATGTGATGATGTCCCCACAGGACGTGTTGGGCGGAACAAACCAGAG CAAGTCAGAGCCTCCTCGTACATCTAGAGATGACAAGAGACGAGCGCAACACAATGAAG TTGAGCGCCGACGCAGAGATAAGATAAACAACTGGATCGTCCAGCTGTCCAAAACCATCCCAGACTGCACCCTGGATGCTACGAAGAATGGGCAG gcgaaggttgagagccgtgcgtcctccgaaacaagccagccgcaccaatgtgtcggaggaaacaccgtaYACMTGGCMaccgtgtcagcatgcactgcgcccggcccgccacaggagtcgctagtgcgcgatgggacaaggacatgcctgccggccaaaccctgttcttacctgacttgcctagttaaaataaaaaaaaatgatacacacaggaaactgttgagcgtaaaaacacagcagcgttgcagttcttga
- the usf1l gene encoding upstream transcription factor 1, like isoform X14 translates to MKGQQKSPDDDGDVPIIDEGEHHREYSMIYHNGAVATADDPTAITTIQSAATFSSDQPIKYLFKTEGGGLPVGELYPPSGQVTYRVIQVSDGQVDGQTDGASAVSVVTGFPATTQTVTQAVFSQPEGLEGEASETHYYYPVTDATQTTMVENVQAPETLLTQSTPTGQLYVMMSPQDVLGGTNQSKSEPPRTSRDDKRRAQHNEVERRRRDKINNWIVQLSKTIPDCTLDATKNGQG, encoded by the exons ATGAAGGG GCAGCAGAAGAGCCCGGATGACGACGGTGACGTGCCCATAATCGATGAAGGTGAGCACCATAGAGAGTATTCTATGATTTATCATAATG GTGCTGTTGCCACGGCCGAYGACCCAACTGCCATCACCACCATCCAGTCTGCAGCCACCTTCTCGTCTGATCAGCCWATCAAGTACCTGTTCAAGACAGAAGGAGGCGGGTTGCCGGTAGGGGAGTTGTACCCTCCCTCAGGGCAG GTGACGTACCGGGTGATCCAGGTGTCTGATGGACAggtggacggacagacagacggcgCCTCTGCTGTTAGCGTGGTGACAGGCTTCCCCGCAACGACACAGACTGTCACACAG gcggTGTTTTCTCAGCCTGAGGGACTGGAGGGGGAAGCCTCAGAGACTCACTACTACTACCCCGTCACTGATGCCACACAGACTACCATGGTTGAGAATGTACAAGCTCCAGAAACACTGCTCACTCAGAGCACACCCACCG GTCAGCTATATGTGATGATGTCCCCACAGGACGTGTTGGGCGGAACAAACCAGAG CAAGTCAGAGCCTCCTCGTACATCTAGAGATGACAAGAGACGAGCGCAACACAATGAAG TTGAGCGCCGACGCAGAGATAAGATAAACAACTGGATCGTCCAGCTGTCCAAAACCATCCCAGACTGCACCCTGGATGCTACGAAGAATGGGCAG
- the usf1l gene encoding upstream transcription factor 1, like isoform X1, with protein MKGQQKSPDDDGDVPIIDEGEHHREYSMIYHNGAVATADDPTAITTIQSAATFSSDQPIKYLFKTEGGGLPVGELYPPSGQVTYRVIQVSDGQVDGQTDGASAVSVVTGFPATTQTVTQAVFSQPEGLEGEASETHYYYPVTDATQTTMVENVQAPETLLTQSTPTGQLYVMMSPQDVLGGTNQSKSEPPRTSRDDKRRAQHNEVERRRRDKINNWIVQLSKTIPDCTLDATKNGQAKVESRASSETSQPHQCVGGNTVXXATVSACTAPGPPQESLVRDGTRTCLPAKPCSYLTCLVKIKKNDTHRKLLSVKTQQRCSS; from the exons ATGAAGGG GCAGCAGAAGAGCCCGGATGACGACGGTGACGTGCCCATAATCGATGAAGGTGAGCACCATAGAGAGTATTCTATGATTTATCATAATG GTGCTGTTGCCACGGCCGAYGACCCAACTGCCATCACCACCATCCAGTCTGCAGCCACCTTCTCGTCTGATCAGCCWATCAAGTACCTGTTCAAGACAGAAGGAGGCGGGTTGCCGGTAGGGGAGTTGTACCCTCCCTCAGGGCAG GTGACGTACCGGGTGATCCAGGTGTCTGATGGACAggtggacggacagacagacggcgCCTCTGCTGTTAGCGTGGTGACAGGCTTCCCCGCAACGACACAGACTGTCACACAG gcggTGTTTTCTCAGCCTGAGGGACTGGAGGGGGAAGCCTCAGAGACTCACTACTACTACCCCGTCACTGATGCCACACAGACTACCATGGTTGAGAATGTACAAGCTCCAGAAACACTGCTCACTCAGAGCACACCCACCG GTCAGCTATATGTGATGATGTCCCCACAGGACGTGTTGGGCGGAACAAACCAGAG CAAGTCAGAGCCTCCTCGTACATCTAGAGATGACAAGAGACGAGCGCAACACAATGAAG TTGAGCGCCGACGCAGAGATAAGATAAACAACTGGATCGTCCAGCTGTCCAAAACCATCCCAGACTGCACCCTGGATGCTACGAAGAATGGGCAG gcgaaggttgagagccgtgcgtcctccgaaacaagccagccgcaccaatgtgtcggaggaaacaccgtaYACMTGGCMaccgtgtcagcatgcactgcgcccggcccgccacaggagtcgctagtgcgcgatgggacaaggacatgcctgccggccaaaccctgttcttacctgacttgcctagttaaaataaaaaaaaatgatacacacaggaaactgttgagcgtaaaaacacagcagcgttgcagttcttga
- the usf1l gene encoding upstream transcription factor 1, like isoform X12 — protein sequence MKGQQKSPDDDGDVPIIDEGEHHREYSMIYHNGAVATADDPTAITTIQSAATFSSDQPIKYLFKTEGGGLPVGELYPPSGQVTYRVIQVSDGQVDGQTDGASAVSVVTGFPATTQTVTQAVFSQPEGLEGEASETHYYYPVTDATQTTMVENVQAPETLLTQSTPTGQLYVMMSPQDVLGGTNQSKSEPPRTSRDDKRRAQHNEVERRRRDKINNWIVQLSKTIPDCTLDATKNGQVSSQCV from the exons ATGAAGGG GCAGCAGAAGAGCCCGGATGACGACGGTGACGTGCCCATAATCGATGAAGGTGAGCACCATAGAGAGTATTCTATGATTTATCATAATG GTGCTGTTGCCACGGCCGAYGACCCAACTGCCATCACCACCATCCAGTCTGCAGCCACCTTCTCGTCTGATCAGCCWATCAAGTACCTGTTCAAGACAGAAGGAGGCGGGTTGCCGGTAGGGGAGTTGTACCCTCCCTCAGGGCAG GTGACGTACCGGGTGATCCAGGTGTCTGATGGACAggtggacggacagacagacggcgCCTCTGCTGTTAGCGTGGTGACAGGCTTCCCCGCAACGACACAGACTGTCACACAG gcggTGTTTTCTCAGCCTGAGGGACTGGAGGGGGAAGCCTCAGAGACTCACTACTACTACCCCGTCACTGATGCCACACAGACTACCATGGTTGAGAATGTACAAGCTCCAGAAACACTGCTCACTCAGAGCACACCCACCG GTCAGCTATATGTGATGATGTCCCCACAGGACGTGTTGGGCGGAACAAACCAGAG CAAGTCAGAGCCTCCTCGTACATCTAGAGATGACAAGAGACGAGCGCAACACAATGAAG TTGAGCGCCGACGCAGAGATAAGATAAACAACTGGATCGTCCAGCTGTCCAAAACCATCCCAGACTGCACCCTGGATGCTACGAAGAATGGGCAGGTGAGTTCCCAG
- the usf1l gene encoding upstream transcription factor 1, like isoform X13 — translation MKGQQKSPDDDGDVPIIDEGEHHREYSMIYHNGAVATADDPTAITTIQSAATFSSDQPIKYLFKTEGGGLPVGELYPPSGQVTYRVIQVSDGQVDGQTDGASAVSVVTGFPATTQTVTQAVFSQPEGLEGEASETHYYYPVTDATQTTMVENVQAPETLLTQSTPTGQLYVMMSPQDVLGGTNQSKSEPPRTSRDDKRRAQHNEVERRRRDKINNWIVQLSKTIPDCTLDATKNGQCV, via the exons ATGAAGGG GCAGCAGAAGAGCCCGGATGACGACGGTGACGTGCCCATAATCGATGAAGGTGAGCACCATAGAGAGTATTCTATGATTTATCATAATG GTGCTGTTGCCACGGCCGAYGACCCAACTGCCATCACCACCATCCAGTCTGCAGCCACCTTCTCGTCTGATCAGCCWATCAAGTACCTGTTCAAGACAGAAGGAGGCGGGTTGCCGGTAGGGGAGTTGTACCCTCCCTCAGGGCAG GTGACGTACCGGGTGATCCAGGTGTCTGATGGACAggtggacggacagacagacggcgCCTCTGCTGTTAGCGTGGTGACAGGCTTCCCCGCAACGACACAGACTGTCACACAG gcggTGTTTTCTCAGCCTGAGGGACTGGAGGGGGAAGCCTCAGAGACTCACTACTACTACCCCGTCACTGATGCCACACAGACTACCATGGTTGAGAATGTACAAGCTCCAGAAACACTGCTCACTCAGAGCACACCCACCG GTCAGCTATATGTGATGATGTCCCCACAGGACGTGTTGGGCGGAACAAACCAGAG CAAGTCAGAGCCTCCTCGTACATCTAGAGATGACAAGAGACGAGCGCAACACAATGAAG TTGAGCGCCGACGCAGAGATAAGATAAACAACTGGATCGTCCAGCTGTCCAAAACCATCCCAGACTGCACCCTGGATGCTACGAAGAATGGGCAG
- the usf1l gene encoding upstream transcription factor 1, like isoform X6, with protein sequence MKGQQKSPDDDGDVPIIDEGAVATADDPTAITTIQSAATFSSDQPIKYLFKTEGGGLPVGELYPPSGQVTYRVIQVSDGQVDGQTDGASAVSVVTGFPATTQTVTQAVFSQPEGLEGEASETHYYYPVTDATQTTMVENVQAPETLLTQSTPTGQLYVMMSPQDVLGGTNQSKSEPPRTSRDDKRRAQHNEVERRRRDKINNWIVQLSKTIPDCTLDATKNGQAKVESRASSETSQPHQCVGGNTVXXATVSACTAPGPPQESLVRDGTRTCLPAKPCSYLTCLVKIKKNDTHRKLLSVKTQQRCSS encoded by the exons ATGAAGGG GCAGCAGAAGAGCCCGGATGACGACGGTGACGTGCCCATAATCGATGAAG GTGCTGTTGCCACGGCCGAYGACCCAACTGCCATCACCACCATCCAGTCTGCAGCCACCTTCTCGTCTGATCAGCCWATCAAGTACCTGTTCAAGACAGAAGGAGGCGGGTTGCCGGTAGGGGAGTTGTACCCTCCCTCAGGGCAG GTGACGTACCGGGTGATCCAGGTGTCTGATGGACAggtggacggacagacagacggcgCCTCTGCTGTTAGCGTGGTGACAGGCTTCCCCGCAACGACACAGACTGTCACACAG gcggTGTTTTCTCAGCCTGAGGGACTGGAGGGGGAAGCCTCAGAGACTCACTACTACTACCCCGTCACTGATGCCACACAGACTACCATGGTTGAGAATGTACAAGCTCCAGAAACACTGCTCACTCAGAGCACACCCACCG GTCAGCTATATGTGATGATGTCCCCACAGGACGTGTTGGGCGGAACAAACCAGAG CAAGTCAGAGCCTCCTCGTACATCTAGAGATGACAAGAGACGAGCGCAACACAATGAAG TTGAGCGCCGACGCAGAGATAAGATAAACAACTGGATCGTCCAGCTGTCCAAAACCATCCCAGACTGCACCCTGGATGCTACGAAGAATGGGCAG gcgaaggttgagagccgtgcgtcctccgaaacaagccagccgcaccaatgtgtcggaggaaacaccgtaYACMTGGCMaccgtgtcagcatgcactgcgcccggcccgccacaggagtcgctagtgcgcgatgggacaaggacatgcctgccggccaaaccctgttcttacctgacttgcctagttaaaataaaaaaaaatgatacacacaggaaactgttgagcgtaaaaacacagcagcgttgcagttcttga
- the usf1l gene encoding upstream transcription factor 1, like isoform X10, with product MKGQQKSPDDDGDVPIIDEGEHHREYSMIYHNGAVATADDPTAITTIQSAATFSSDQPIKYLFKTEGGGLPVGELYPPSGQVTYRVIQVSDGQVDGQTDGASAVSVVTGFPATTQTVTQAVFSQPEGLEGEASETHYYYPVTDATQTTMVENVQAPETLLTQSTPTGQLYVMMSPQDVLGGTNQSKSEPPRTSRDDKRRAQHNEVERRRRDKINNWIVQLSKTIPDCTLDATKNGQVSSQRRRLRAVRPPKQASRTNVSEETPYTWXPCQHALRPARHRSR from the exons ATGAAGGG GCAGCAGAAGAGCCCGGATGACGACGGTGACGTGCCCATAATCGATGAAGGTGAGCACCATAGAGAGTATTCTATGATTTATCATAATG GTGCTGTTGCCACGGCCGAYGACCCAACTGCCATCACCACCATCCAGTCTGCAGCCACCTTCTCGTCTGATCAGCCWATCAAGTACCTGTTCAAGACAGAAGGAGGCGGGTTGCCGGTAGGGGAGTTGTACCCTCCCTCAGGGCAG GTGACGTACCGGGTGATCCAGGTGTCTGATGGACAggtggacggacagacagacggcgCCTCTGCTGTTAGCGTGGTGACAGGCTTCCCCGCAACGACACAGACTGTCACACAG gcggTGTTTTCTCAGCCTGAGGGACTGGAGGGGGAAGCCTCAGAGACTCACTACTACTACCCCGTCACTGATGCCACACAGACTACCATGGTTGAGAATGTACAAGCTCCAGAAACACTGCTCACTCAGAGCACACCCACCG GTCAGCTATATGTGATGATGTCCCCACAGGACGTGTTGGGCGGAACAAACCAGAG CAAGTCAGAGCCTCCTCGTACATCTAGAGATGACAAGAGACGAGCGCAACACAATGAAG TTGAGCGCCGACGCAGAGATAAGATAAACAACTGGATCGTCCAGCTGTCCAAAACCATCCCAGACTGCACCCTGGATGCTACGAAGAATGGGCAGGTGAGTTCCCAG aggcgaaggttgagagccgtgcgtcctccgaaacaagccagccgcaccaatgtgtcggaggaaacaccgtaYACMTGGCMaccgtgtcagcatgcactgcgcccggcccgccacaggagtcgctag
- the usf1l gene encoding upstream transcription factor 1, like isoform X11, whose protein sequence is MKGQQKSPDDDGDVPIIDEGEHHREYSMIYHNGAVATADDPTAITTIQSAATFSSDQPIKYLFKTEGGGLPVGELYPPSGQVTYRVIQVSDGQVDGQTDGASAVSVVTGFPATTQTVTQAVFSQPEGLEGEASETHYYYPVTDATQTTMVENVQAPETLLTQSTPTGQLYVMMSPQDVLGGTNQSKSEPPRTSRDDKRRAQHNEVERRRRDKINNWIVQLSKTIPDCTLDATKNGQRRRLRAVRPPKQASRTNVSEETPYTWXPCQHALRPARHRSR, encoded by the exons ATGAAGGG GCAGCAGAAGAGCCCGGATGACGACGGTGACGTGCCCATAATCGATGAAGGTGAGCACCATAGAGAGTATTCTATGATTTATCATAATG GTGCTGTTGCCACGGCCGAYGACCCAACTGCCATCACCACCATCCAGTCTGCAGCCACCTTCTCGTCTGATCAGCCWATCAAGTACCTGTTCAAGACAGAAGGAGGCGGGTTGCCGGTAGGGGAGTTGTACCCTCCCTCAGGGCAG GTGACGTACCGGGTGATCCAGGTGTCTGATGGACAggtggacggacagacagacggcgCCTCTGCTGTTAGCGTGGTGACAGGCTTCCCCGCAACGACACAGACTGTCACACAG gcggTGTTTTCTCAGCCTGAGGGACTGGAGGGGGAAGCCTCAGAGACTCACTACTACTACCCCGTCACTGATGCCACACAGACTACCATGGTTGAGAATGTACAAGCTCCAGAAACACTGCTCACTCAGAGCACACCCACCG GTCAGCTATATGTGATGATGTCCCCACAGGACGTGTTGGGCGGAACAAACCAGAG CAAGTCAGAGCCTCCTCGTACATCTAGAGATGACAAGAGACGAGCGCAACACAATGAAG TTGAGCGCCGACGCAGAGATAAGATAAACAACTGGATCGTCCAGCTGTCCAAAACCATCCCAGACTGCACCCTGGATGCTACGAAGAATGGGCAG aggcgaaggttgagagccgtgcgtcctccgaaacaagccagccgcaccaatgtgtcggaggaaacaccgtaYACMTGGCMaccgtgtcagcatgcactgcgcccggcccgccacaggagtcgctag
- the usf1l gene encoding upstream transcription factor 1, like isoform X8, with protein MIYHNGAVATADDPTAITTIQSAATFSSDQPIKYLFKTEGGGLPVGELYPPSGQVTYRVIQVSDGQVDGQTDGASAVSVVTGFPATTQTVTQAVFSQPEGLEGEASETHYYYPVTDATQTTMVENVQAPETLLTQSTPTGQLYVMMSPQDVLGGTNQSKSEPPRTSRDDKRRAQHNEVERRRRDKINNWIVQLSKTIPDCTLDATKNGQAKVESRASSETSQPHQCVGGNTVXXATVSACTAPGPPQESLVRDGTRTCLPAKPCSYLTCLVKIKKNDTHRKLLSVKTQQRCSS; from the exons ATGATTTATCATAATG GTGCTGTTGCCACGGCCGAYGACCCAACTGCCATCACCACCATCCAGTCTGCAGCCACCTTCTCGTCTGATCAGCCWATCAAGTACCTGTTCAAGACAGAAGGAGGCGGGTTGCCGGTAGGGGAGTTGTACCCTCCCTCAGGGCAG GTGACGTACCGGGTGATCCAGGTGTCTGATGGACAggtggacggacagacagacggcgCCTCTGCTGTTAGCGTGGTGACAGGCTTCCCCGCAACGACACAGACTGTCACACAG gcggTGTTTTCTCAGCCTGAGGGACTGGAGGGGGAAGCCTCAGAGACTCACTACTACTACCCCGTCACTGATGCCACACAGACTACCATGGTTGAGAATGTACAAGCTCCAGAAACACTGCTCACTCAGAGCACACCCACCG GTCAGCTATATGTGATGATGTCCCCACAGGACGTGTTGGGCGGAACAAACCAGAG CAAGTCAGAGCCTCCTCGTACATCTAGAGATGACAAGAGACGAGCGCAACACAATGAAG TTGAGCGCCGACGCAGAGATAAGATAAACAACTGGATCGTCCAGCTGTCCAAAACCATCCCAGACTGCACCCTGGATGCTACGAAGAATGGGCAG gcgaaggttgagagccgtgcgtcctccgaaacaagccagccgcaccaatgtgtcggaggaaacaccgtaYACMTGGCMaccgtgtcagcatgcactgcgcccggcccgccacaggagtcgctagtgcgcgatgggacaaggacatgcctgccggccaaaccctgttcttacctgacttgcctagttaaaataaaaaaaaatgatacacacaggaaactgttgagcgtaaaaacacagcagcgttgcagttcttga